The DNA segment CTAATTTTGTGGGCAGAGAGCAGCTGTCAGATGCTGTGGGGGTTGATTGTGATTTCATTCTTGCCAACTTTCACTGAATTTCCAGCTTTCATTGTCTGAGTTCTGagccaggaaggggaggggagatacAGCTGTCATACCTGTGTGGCAGGGAATTCAGAAGGCCGAAATAGAATTTGGAAATATGGCAGTTAAAATTAAGATAAATTGTCACCTTAATTCATAGAAAAGTGTGAGTCAGTAGACTCCAAACGGACTCCCTTTTGAGAACTGATGTCTAGTAGATCTTACCAACAGTCAAAAAGAAAGCCAAACCTGACTGTCACTTTCTAATATACTCTGAAAAGGTGGAATGTTCACCATTTGCAAGTGAACATCCATGTACAGCTTTTAATAAGAAAGCTTTCCCCAAGGCAACTTGGTGCCTTGGACACAGGACGTTTTTCCCAcgctgaaatttttattttctagttaagTACCCAAATTTTGTCTTATTGGCTAAGGACAGAGGTCATTTAGTTCCCAGCAAACTTCTGATTCGATGCTGGAGTTTCCTCCTTCATGCTCAGGCAGAGGCTGTGGGAGTGTGGTACAAACAGGAGCAGTTCTTGCCGGTGGTGACTAAGTTTGGAAACATCTGCAGCATTTGACCCTGCACCTCTGAACAGGTGTGTCCTGCTTCTTGTTTCTCCTATTCTGGTGTCATCTTCCACGAGCCGCAAAATAGGTGTGTGCTACATCACAGCCATGCCAAGCCCTCACCACTGCATCTCCGGGGTGAGCCAGGCAAAGGAGCTAGAGCCTCGGGCTTGAGGGCAGGGTCTTCGGAACTGTCCCAGCCCAGACGGCTTCCCGGAGGGCAGGGGGCCCATCGGGTCCCACCCATCTCCACGCAGGCAACAGGGGGTGGCAGAGAGGACCGCATTCTCAGTTTAACCAATGCCTTTCAGAGTTCTTACCTGGAGTGCATAACAGAGGGGGCTGCGCTGAGAACTTAGCCCTTCCCATGGGTTAATAACAGAAACAGTGACAAGGGCTGGGCACTGCTAGGGACGAGCAGACTGGACGTGTGTGCGCTGAACTTTGCACCCAGGCCCGTCTCACTGAGTGGTGAACTCATGGCCTCTGTGTTGCTGAACTGGTATTTCCCTCTTCTGTCCTCTCTGGTCTCCCGTGGGGTTTGAAGGGCTGGAGCTGTGCTCACGGGAGGCCATACCCACATTTCTTTTCTCCCGCCCCTTGTCTTTCCTGACTCCTTTCTTGTCTGCTGGCCACACCCTCCTGCCTGCCGGACAGCCCTGTGCTCCTGGCATTCTATCCCTGCTCTGTCTGGAGACACTTCCAGCCCTGGGCTTGGCCACGTGACGCGGCCATCAGGGTGAATTCTCTCACACACGAGGGTCTTTACAACCAGATCCCCAACGTCCAGATGTGTGAAGGCAGATTTGCTGGCCAAATCTCTTTCATGCCCACCCTCTGTCCGATGACAGGAAATTTACCTCCCTCGCAAAGTACcgctgatttaaaaagaaaaacatctgaaCTAATAACATGTGGGTattcagagatggagagaggatgGACCCCGCACAAGTATCGTCACATCTTATCGGGAGAGTTGAGCCCATCTGGCCAGCATGGGTAGGGAGGTAAAGTCAGACTAAATGTGTGCGGAGTCGGGACCAGGCTGGCAGGAGCTTTGGAATCACGTCTTATGAAGAACACGTTGGGGTTTATATCCCTTTTCAAATACTGGGAAAGGCTCCaagcaggagaggagggagtgGATTCTGCGTCGCTCCAAAAGGAGCATAGGATGCAGGGTAAATGCTGTAGAGACGCAGAATGAAAAAACTTTAAATGACTAAGGAGACGCAGCGATGGAAAAGGCCACCTTGCAAAGAGAGGGCTCCTCGCTGCCAGGACACGTTTCAGGAGGAGGCTGCAGATCTCCTCTGGCTCCCAGGGCCGCTTTCTTGAAACTGCGCCATCCATGGCGGAACAAGAAGGTTTCCATGGCCGTTCTGGTTTCTGTTCTTTAAAGCTGCTCTGGGGTGAAGATGTGAGAGGCTCCTGCTCTCTCCCAGGGGACCTGAAAAAcaggaatggaaagaaggaagcttttactttttctttcccacCCCCATCATGGTTCTAACACCTTGTAATTCCCAATGATGGTGTTAGTACATTACCAAGgactctgaaatctttttcccaatttacttttttccttctgtCGCTGTGACTTTCACAGAACCTCTTGGTAAACACTTTATTGAATGTGCTGGCAATCTCCTAAGGGCCTAAAACACACTGGCTGTTCTTGGAGATGTTTATAAACGCATGGCTGGGTTTCCAGGTaaatggggggggtggggagagcgcatctctggtgtctgctcATTTTGCAAACAAAGGACAGAGCGGAGGAAACAGATGCCTGGGGAGGCTGGCTGCTGGTGGTTAGAAAGAGGAGAACGGCAAAAGCAGGAACTGATGGCAAACGGCCCAGGGCACCTGCGTTTCATGTTACACAAGTGCATATCCACGTCTGGAGCTCCCCTACACATAAGAAGTATGCAAATTTTATGAAAAGACTGACAGTTTCTAACCCCAGTGCCTAAGCGGGTAGAATGGGGAAGGAGGTAGAATGGGGTGCGTGAGGGTGGACCTGCCCTCCGGTCCAGAGTTGGTCTTTGCATTTGGTGCCACGTGCTTACCAAACATTGCTTTAGTTTTAGGGACATTGAACAATTCTTCCCCAAAGACTCTGCACTTGGTGGTCATCCTGTTCCTGGTCCTCAGTTTGTTGACTTCGCTGTTGAGCTCTGGGTTCACCTTCTACAACACCGTCAGCAACCCCTATCAGACGTTCTTGGGACCGATGGGGGTGTACACCTGGAGCGGACTCAGCGGTGAGTATCGGCCGAGACGACGTGCTCTCTGCCTCCGTCCCCCTGCTTCCCTCTCACACACGTGGACACACACGGTCACGGTCGAGCCATGGGCATTAAGAGGGCCCCCTGTGTGCTGAGTTGCGTGCTGGGGGctgaggtttgtttttgtaaactTGCAGCATTTATTCAGTATCTttggaaataaaattctgttttagGTGCCCAGGTAAGAGACCAGAGTGAGGTGAGGAAGGCGTGTTAGGTGTTAAAATATATGACATACCCAGTCTTTGCTTTGGAGTATCTGGTGTAAGGAGTTGAACGAAAAACACACGCATCCACAAAACATTCACTGGGCTCCTGTGGTGTGCTTGACTCCAAATGAGGCTCCACGTGATGTGTGGAAGTCAACACGtgaacacacgtgcacacacgtgcacacacgtgcacacacatgcatgtgtgttaTTCAGTCTCCTTCTTGCCCCCATAGAGCAGCAGTCAACTTGGCTTAAAATCTAAACCTGAGCGTGGCACAGAGAGCCACCAAGAATGCCATTTTGGAGAATCTGGGGCCAATGCCCTTCTTGTGGGCAACCTGTGAGTCCCGGATGTTGCTGGGCGGTGCTGCTAGGTTGTGTGACTTGTTTGCTGGGAAAGGTATTGGGGTGGAGGATGGGAAGTGGGGCCCAGCTTGAGTCACAGTGTTTTGGACTTTCTCTGGGTCTCTGGACTCTGTGGCCACTGTGTCTGCCCAGGGACGCGGTCACGTGGGAGCCTCGTTGCCCCTGCCGGACAGCCGGGTTTCTCctgctctttccctccctccaccatGAGAACCTGATCTCGAGATCGGATCAGAAGCAGCCCATCCTACTAACCGGGCGGCTCTGGAGGTGGTCGCGTGTAAGCCACAggtggtgcattttttttttttaataagttactttatttatttttataaattttttttaaaattttatttttggctgcgttgggtgttcgttgctgcgcacagactttctctagttgcggcgagcaggggctactcttgattgtggtgcgtgggcctctcattgcagtggcttctcttgttgcggagcacaggctctaggcgtgcgggctcagtaattgtggctcacgggcctagttgctccacagcatgtgggatcttcctggaccagggctcaaacccgtgtcccctgcagtggcggattcttaaccactgcaccaccaaggaagcccggtGGTGCATTTTAAACACAGACCAGGAATGTTCAGGGACAAAGAAAGGTGCCCTGGATATTAGGCTGTAAGGAAGCCTCAGAGGAGGGGCTCTGGGCAGCAGCTCTCTCCCGTCCCCCTGCTGAGAGGCCATCCTCACACTGGCCGGTGCAGGTGGCAGGAGGGGGCCCTGTGCTGTGGCTCCCAGCGGTGCGGTGCTGAGAACGAACACCCGGCTCTCGGGGGAGGGAAGCCCTGGCTGCAGCCCTGGCTGGTGCGAGTGTGTAAACACTTTCACTGCGGCCTTTTTCAAGCTAATGGTTGAGGAGATGTGTGAGCCAGTCCCAGCCCAGCATGGATACAAGGGAGAGCCATGCAACTCACTGATCAAGCAAGCGCAGTTCATAACTATCGTGCACCACAATGGTGGAAACTTGGGCAGCCCTGGGCAAGCCTGCACCATGGCCACGTCGCACACTCACCCCTCAGCTCTGAGCGTTTGGTGTCAGGCTGGTGTAGCCACACCCACACACGACTagccctttcctttctttctgtgctTTTATTACCCggtggtaaaaacaaacaaatgccccAATTTAAAGGGCATCTGCTGTGGGCCAGGCACAGCAGTCCTGCGGAATGAGTATTCCTGCTTCCTGGCTCCCAGTGGAGCTGGGGGAATTGGTTCCAAACTCAGAGATCCTCATCCAGATGCCCGGGTTCCTTGCCCCAAGCTGTTTCTAGGACGGTAGTTCACCTCCGTCAACCAAAGCAAAGGCAAGACTCATTGGCACTCATTGCCAGGgtaaaaaatagattattttaatttttgctcaTATGATTAAGAAGCTAAGGGACACTGTGGCTTCAGGTACAGCTGGATCCAGGGTCTCAGCCAGCACCGTCAGAACTCTGTTTTCCTCCAGTGTTCCCTCTATCATTAAGCAGCTGGGCTGGTCCTCTTAAAGGCAAGAGGGCTGCCAGCCCTTCTTGGCCCATCACCAATGCAGCAACCCCAGGAGAAAAGATgacttttccccccaaatctgACTCTCACTGGAATTGCCCTTCTCCATTTCTGGAGCAAGCTCCATGGCCGGCAGGGTTGAATTCACTGACTGAGCCCCTTGGCAGAGGACTGACCacctgggagctggggaggatgGATCCGAGAGGAACATCGGGCTCTCGGACCAGATGGGAAGGCCCGATGTGGGCCCAGCGGGACAAAGCCGGCCCCCGTTCCTCGGTCTACATCTGCAGGGCTCGGAGCGCATCCCTCCATCTCGGCAGGAGGGAGCCCCAGGCTTTCAGCCTCTTTCTCCATGGTCGAGTCTAAGCTGGCTTTGCACAGGGCACGTTTGTGGAGGAAAACATGGAAAACAGGGCCTGCAGCCTCCCTCACCCTGGTCCCCACCTGCttctaacaacaaaaaattgttTGCCAGGCAGCAAACTCCCGCCACGTTCCCTCCCAGGCTTGGAGCAAGTTCTGACACACAGAGAGGCTGTGAGCTGGGCAGAAACACATTCGGAGACTTTGACTTTGCCTCTCTGTTCAGCGTTTGGCTTTGCCTCTGAAGGCCCTCACAGCCTCCAGCTTTGATAGGGCAGACTTGGGCCCCGAATTTGGTCGGAGAACTTAGTGAAAACTCAGTTCATGGGAGGCTTAGCCTGCAGAGGGTTTTGGCCACAGAGATGCCATCACTGTGTCCTTGCCTTGGGTCAccgtggggagagggcaggggtcaGGCTGCCCTCAGGGGTCctggaggcagagggaagggccaCACACCCCTCTCCAGGCTGGGCTTGGACACCCTCTCTTTGGCTGCAAGGAAGAAGAGGGAGTGGTTCGCTAGTTTGTTTCTGAAGGATCAGGAGGGggttctgcttttttaaaaaatgtatttatttatttttggctgtgttgggtctttgttgctgcgtgcgggttttctctagttgcagcaagcgggggctactcttcattgaggtacacaggcttctcattgcggtggcttctcttgtggagcacgggctctaggcgagtgggcttcagtagttgtggctcgcgtgctcagtagttgtggctcataagctctagagcgcaggctcagtagttgtggtgcacgggcttctcattgcggtggctcctcttgttgcagagcaagggctctaggcacacgggcttcagtagttgtggcgcgtgggctcagtagttgtggcacgtgggctctaggagcacgggcttcagtagttgtggcacgcgggcttagttgctccgcagcatgtggtatcttcctggaccagggcttgaacccgtgtcccctgcgttggcaggtggattcttaaccactgcgccaccaggggagccctgggaTTCTGCTTTGAGGAGAAAAATACCAGCATCACCTCCCGGGCCCCTGTGCCCTCTGACCCCAGCCTGGCGTGGCCCAACCCTGACCCCAGGGGATAGAACTGTAGTCTGAGAGATGATGGAGCCGGAGAGAACCTTGCAGACGGTGTGTCCCAACACATTTGATCCTCAGCCCAGGAACCGAGAGTGAGCGTAACCCGGCAGCTCACACGGCCCGATGGGGACAGGCTGGGGAGGGAAGCCAGTGTCCCGAGCCTTCAGGGGCTCCTCCTTCTACCAGGGGCTCCCTCCAGGCCCAGTAGATCTTCCGTCCCAGGAGCCGGACGACAGGCTGTGAGAGGCGTGCCCTTTTTCAGGGGGCTCAGGTCAGCATCCGTGTCCCTGACGGCCTCTCCCAATTCAAATCAAAGCATCCACTTCAGGAAAAAGCATTTAACCCATTTCCATCCTACCCCTTTATGACTAAGCTTTCATTAGAAACCTCCCAAGAGCACAGTGAAGGATAATTAAGGGGCGTGAGACGCATAGCGCAGAGAGCAGGGGGTTTGTATGTACCCATTCCTTTTATGATTAACAAATAAAACCATTAGGTTGAGGATGAAAGACCGTCATCACGGAGAGTGAGAACTCCTCACGCAGAAGCCCTCTCATTAGGGCCTCTGGAGGGCCGTTCCCTGGGTGTGGGTTACGATCAGGACAAGTTTGATGCCAAAATGTCCTTCTAGTTCTGGGTAAATGTCAGCAGATGACGAGTCACGCAGCCTGGGTCCCAGAGGACCTCCGTCCTGGGGATTCCCGGACAGCCACCCGGTGCGCTCAGGCCCCGCTCCACCCGCCGGCGCCGGCGGCATCACGAGTCTGGAATGTCTGCGTCCTGACCTTCCTCCTCCCGCCTTTTTAAACAGCTATATTGAGATATGACTCACATACCATATAGTTCACCCATTTAACCTGTGCCATTCAGTGGTTTTAGTGTGTTCACAGatctgtgcaaccatcaccacagttgattctagaatattttcatggTCTCAAAAGGaaactccacccccccccccagcccatcCCCAGTCCTAAGCGGCCACGaatctactttgtgtctctaGCTCGCGCTCTTGGGAAGATGAGGGCTGAGGCTCGGGGAAGCTAAGCTCGTCTCCCAGAACCAGTAGCCGGAGCCCTTGAGCCCTGCtctctctgactccagagctgcGCTCCGTAACGAGGCCAAAGGAGCTTTCCAAAGTCAAAATGGAGGAATGCTCTCTAGTGAAGGACCTCGTGAAGAATAAAAAAGGGAAGGTAAACAATTTAAAAGGCTCTTCTAAAATGAGTTTAGTAAAGAGATCCTTCCTGGTTAAATGCTGTACTCCGTTGTGTGTAGAATGAAATCCCAGCTCCCGAGCCGGCATTCAGGGCTCTCCAGGTGGGCCCATCCTCTGTATCCAGTACTCAGGACCCTCAGGACCCCTCCCCGTCAGATGAGCTTGTGCCTCACAGACCCGAATGCTCTGAGTTCATCATCCACCACGAGTCTCTGTTGGGGCTGCCTTTTCTATCTGTCCTCCCTCGGCCTTCCCATCCCGCTGGCCTCTCTAGATAGTTTCCCCGTTGACCCCCGTGTTCAAGCATTTATTCCTCACTCATTCAGCACACCTGCTATTGCCCAGGGAAGTGGGCAGAGCAGCTCCTTCTGGAAGGACTTGAGCTGAATGCTTGTCCCTGTCCGCAACTGCCCTGCACCAGCTTTAGCATTTGGAGCCTAGAATCTAGCTCGCGTCTTTCATTCCTTTTACATTCTCCCTAATGCTTAAAAGAGAGTAAATCCCAGTGTAGATATTCAGTGAGTACCCATAGAGTACGTGTGGTAAAAGAAAACAGTGACATTAAAAAATGTATCACCGTGTTACCTATGAAACTATTTCTTCCTTTCAGCATCCTTCATATTCATAACCATGGTGCTCTTTGTGGGGAACACACAGTCCAATCACCTCTCAGAAGAGCTGGCCCAGAGGCTCTACCCACTTTATCCGGCAGCCACTCACGGAGGAGCGTCCCACAGTTACGGATACTCGTTCTGGCTCTCCCTGCTCGTCATTCTTCTAAACGTAGTCACCGTGGTCGTCATCATCTTCTACCAGAAGGCCAGacaccagaggaagcaggagcAGAAAAAGCCCATGGAATATGCCCCAAGGGATGGAATTTTATTCTGAGTTCTGTACCCGCATTTGGTGGTTAGGTCTACTCTGTTGTGTGCCAGCTCCCCGAGCGGTAACTGGCTGGCTTGTCTGCAGGTAAAGTGCAGCCCTGTTTGACTGTCATTCCGTGACAGTTTTTGTATCTCATGACACTATGTTCTTCATAATTGATGTACCCTTGCAAAAGGATTCTTCCCACGAGGGTGgggaagatgaaagagaaagCTCTCCAGTCCTTGTAGTGTTCAAAGCAGCAGAATGATTGTGAGCCTACGGACCTTTCTGACCGGGTCTCAGTCTATTAGGTAATAAAGCTTTGGGTTACACACCTTCCCTTTGAGTTGCTCAAAGCACTTTGGTACCTACGATCTCATTCACCTCAGGAGAGACCACGCATTTTTCTTCCACTCTATGAAGGAAGACTTCCAGGCACAGAGAGATTCAGAACTTGTTTTTCCTAGACCAGGTGTTGGAAGCAAAAGGAGAGACTTAGGGGTGTACGACCTGGTCCTCTGGACCCTCAACCGCCGATATAACCTAAGCCCAATGGTGAGTAGAAATGCTGATATTCATTTTTGAGTTTCCAAGATGGGTTTTTTTGGTAGGGAAAAGATTAGGAAGGAAGAAGATCAAGGAAAGATTAAAATTATAGCCCTACAGCCTCATGCTAAGAAGGTTAactatatttttgctttaaaaagatcGTGGTGAATTCAGTCAAAAGAGAAATGTCATATTGTGGTAAGTTCTAAAAACCCCATCAACCAACCCTCTGCTTAGTTGCTGCAGTGTCCCCGACACAGGTGTAGATGGTCAGGTGGGAGTGTATCACCCATCAGCAGACTCCTTGCCCAGCCAGAGGCTAAGAAATGGGTTCCAGCTCTATGGCTTGCAGGCATACCCTGATTCAGGGCCAGGGCAGGTGCACAGCACAGGTGATGGGTTGCCTTCTAAGAACAGGTGGGTGGAACGAGTTCATGGCCTCATGAGAGGACAATGGGTgacctggaatattttaaaagacaccaGATGGATTCGACCTACTTCGCCAGTAGGATATTCTCCCGGAAAATCACTTTGAGAATCTTTTGGGCTTGACAGAACACTGACAGAATTCTGAAATAATCACCTTTCATGTCTTGATGGAACCAGAGCCAAAAGAAGCAGAATTCCTTTAGTGTAATTTACAAAGCAGCAGCTCTTTGGACAGAAAGATACATCCTTTATGAAACTGGCAGAGATTAACCATCTTCTTACCCATTACTTTTTAACAATCTGTCttagaaataacatttttcattcaaGAAACGTGCACTGAATACCTGCGATGTGATTAATGCCTTGCTAAGCCAGGTACCTGCCCCCGCGGAGATCACAATTGAACAGTCAAGACAGACATTCAAAAAGCAGTCACTAATTCCGTGTGAAATCCGTTCTTAGTCACAAAACTGTGTTCATCCTTTGAAAGGTCAGTTCTCCATAACCTCCCTCCGCCAAATCCTACTAAAGtcaaaattactctaataaatcAACTTAGTGTGAAACTGagcatattaaaaatatgattaccCACAGTGAAACTGTTCTAAATTCTTTGAAGCTAAAAACATTTATGTTCTTTGgaagtttgaatttttatatCAGATGTTGCTAATAGGGATGAGTAACAAAGAGGAAACAGATGAGGGTAACAAATTTGCCCTCACATCCTGTATCAGTACGAAGGATTCTGTAGCTGGTGAAGACTGTGTTTACTCATCTCAGCATTGGAGCAGAGCTCGGTTTCTTTAGAGGACAGACTATCTTAATCCTTATATCACACATGGTCTTTGAGGAACCACTTAAGACACGGGAAAATCAGGTAAGTGGAGCTACAGTCACAGTTCGGGAGACGAAGAGCTTTGCTCTCTTACTACGTCTGAAGGTAGAAAGTAAAGAAGCTGCCTGTGTGTTCAGTGGAAATCTTCTTAAGGAAGGACAGGGCTTGCTGACTATTCACAACCACAGGCAATGTGGCACGACCCAACTCTGGCCTCCTGCCCCGGCCCCCAAGATGGGCCTTTTAGTGAATGtccgtggggcagggagggggactgACTgttttttcagggaaaaaagtGCCGTTGAATAGTAATTTGCTGTTCTAAAACTACTAATAAATGTGCATTCTCTTACTTTTCTTGTAATGGAACCACCTGAAACACTATTTTGAAGGGGTCCAAACTGTTCCATGAAATATGAATGTTTCAAGGGTGGTGATATGACCCCTAATCAGTCCACGTGGTCCTGTTACGATGAGCTTAGTTTACCATATAAAATATCGTGCTCTTCAGTTTTATAAGAACATAGAGTCTGTGATAATGA comes from the Balaenoptera ricei isolate mBalRic1 chromosome 16, mBalRic1.hap2, whole genome shotgun sequence genome and includes:
- the CLRN3 gene encoding clarin-3, with protein sequence MPTATKSLMFLSSFVTSLGASIVICSVLTTQEWVRSTLVISDTSSNGSVIITYGLFRGKSIQELNHGLAESDKNFEVLGTLNNSSPKTLHLVVILFLVLSLLTSLLSSGFTFYNTVSNPYQTFLGPMGVYTWSGLSASFIFITMVLFVGNTQSNHLSEELAQRLYPLYPAATHGGASHSYGYSFWLSLLVILLNVVTVVVIIFYQKARHQRKQEQKKPMEYAPRDGILF